ACGCCGGCTACAATAGCCAGCGTCACCTGCCAGAGCTGCTCTAAAGGCGGGGCTTCTGCTTGTAAGAGGGACGGAACGTGTTGTTGGTATCGCGCCAGCCATGCATCGGCGAAAGCAGCCAGTGCTTCATGATCGCGGACCATCTCAAAGACCTGCGAGGCTGTGACGATGTGCCAGATGGCTTCGAGCAGCGTCTCGCTGGGTTCATAGCCCAGGCCTGCTTCTAATGCGCGCACAGCCCGTATACCCGCTTCATCATCGCCCTCAACCCGGTATAACAGCCCATCGTTCAAAGCCTGCCCATAAACATCCAGTTCTGGCTTTGTGATTGTTCTAGTGCCATCTTTACCGACCTGGCTGCTATCTGGCGCTTCTCGCAGTGGTGCCCCCGATGCGGCCTTTAACCAAGCCTGGGCTGCCTGCAAAATTTCATCATTTGCGGGGTCTGCTTGCGCCAGGGAGACTGATTTTTGATCGAAAAATAATCCGTAATGCACGATGTAACCACCTGCCTGCATAATAGTAAGGAAAAGTGCCTGAAAATCATATCAAGTATTTGATTTGGCTTGGTTATACTTCATGTAGTACCTTATGTAACATCCTTTGGGCACATGCATAGTTGCTCACCTAATGATGACAGGCAAACATACGATGGAGAATCCAACATCAGCAAATGATCATACACCGGATGATGCCGCTCATGGTACGTCAGCTCATGGCACGTCAGCCCCCGGTGAAGCTATGCAGGATACGGATTCCCAGGATGGAGACCCTCAACATCTGGGTGACCAGTATACCAATGATCAGGATGCATCCGAGCTAGAGAAAGACGACCGTGATTATGATACCGGTCAGCGGGGCGTCATTTCCTGGCTGCGAGAGCGCTTGAAGATGCTCAGCGATGAATATGCTGAAGGCAACCTCAACGCGGCCCAATTCAATGCATTGTATCGCCATTACAGCGAGAAGCGTATCCTTGTTGAAAAATTGATCCAACGCGACCCGGATTCTACAGCATGGCAAACTGCCGCCCAACCCGGATTCACAAGTAATCTCCGAGATCGCTTTGAGTCTCGGCCCAGGTATTATGTGGTGTTCAAGCGGGGTACGCCACAGCCTTTAATCGCTGCGGGTAAACTGCCGGAAGAAGTTGCCCGCCAGGTGCTGAAGTTCGCCCGTGCGATCTGGCGGCTGCCGAGCTGGAAGCAAGGCCTGGCGCGTAAATCATTAGGGGATGGCTATTGGATGCTGCTCGTCACGGGTGCCAACACATTCACGATGGCGATTTACTTTATGGAGCCATCTGCGAATCAGGGCAATGAATTGCGCGATATGCACGCGGATTTTGAGCGTGCAAATGAAGGCCCACTTACGCGGAATATGCCGCCTGAGCGGTTTGTATTCCCGCAGCGGGCCTTATTGGAGCAGTGACGTCGTGCTGATTATTAGAAGATTTTGTCCCAGGCGGTGAGTGTGGCGTAGTGCGCCATACCAATCGCCGCATAGAATTGTCCTGCTTCAGCCGTTCCCCAATTTGCGACGTAAACGACATCGGCACGCCCCAACGCTTGCAAACGACGAATACCCTCATACATCGCAGCACGCGCCAGCCCTTTACGGCGATGATCCGGGTGCGTCCCAACAGGCTCAAATGTCGCTGTACGGTTGGTATCATCCACAGTTAGCCCTGCGAAAGCCGCAAATGTGCCATCTGGTGCGACGGCGACAATATGCAGATCATAGTTGTGAGATGGTGAATCAACTTGAAAGTTGCGGTGCATCTCTGGCAGGTAAGTTTGCCCGAATGTGGCGTTGGTGCAGGTTACCCATCCCTCGACATCCTCGTTTGTCGCTGTGATACTGCGCAGACTATAGCCTTCTGGCAGGGGCACATCGTCTACCGGGTCGCTGGCCAGGCGGCGGCGATGTTGAAAGCAATCTGATGAGTTTGCGACAAAGCCGTGCCGTCTCAGACGATCCTGTCGGTCTGTATCCCAATCAAAAGCCCACGTTCTGAGCTGCCGTTGCCCTGTTTCATGGGTCACGGCCAGATGGTCTTCAGCCCAGGTGAGGATGTCTTCTTCCAGAGCGCGATAATCGGGATGGATCAGGATAGATAGGTCGCCTGGTTCTTCTGGCACGGCGGCGCCGAGGATCTGCCCTTCGGCAGTCTCCCAAATATGGGCCTGGGAACCACGCATAGGCGTATCGCGCTCTGCATCTGTGATGGTCCAATACCAGCCTTCCCAGCGGCGCGTCTCCCAGTTGAATTCGCGTCCCATACGCGTGTAACTGTCGATGAGTAATTGCCGTACTCGCATGGCATCTTGCTGACCATTAAGCGGACGGTGTGATGTATGAATTGAGGTATGAGTGAAAGATTGGGCGGTCATCATGCCCCCTTTGTGTGGTGCAGCGGTGTCAGTCGCTGCGCATGCTCTATTTTGACAACTCCTATTATCTCAAAAGATTAATGTGTCCGTGTATGCCTTTTGTTGTGACAAATGACCCTTTAATGACCTTTTTGACGCCTGGATTGTTGATTCGGTAGCGGCGCGGCATAAGGCAATAAAAAACCCCGCACCAAAATGAGTGCGGGGTTCCCGTGAGTATGTTTAGACCAGATGCGTGAGGTGCTGTTTACTGGTTGCGATTCTCGACAAATTCGATAGCATCGAGCAGCTTCTGCAAGCCTTCATCAATGTCACCATCAATGTGGAAGCGGAATGCGCGGCGGTTGTGGTTGTGCAGCGCTTGCAAGTCGCCAGCGGCCTGTGCCTGAAACAACGTTCCGAAGCTATAAGGCTCACCAGGGATATCAATATCTGTTTCGACATTGGCGGTTATCTGGATGAAGACGCCGTTGTTGGGGCCGCCCTTGTGGAACTGGCCCGTACTGTGCAGGTAACGCGGCCCATAGCCGAGCGTGACGGCGCGGCGGGTTACGTGACGCAAGCGACGACGAATCTCCTGAATCTTAGCTTCTGTTTCTTCGTCCGGCGTCAGGTAGACCAGCAGAGCAAAGTAATCGCCCGTGTTGGTGCCTGTAATTTGTGCGGCGAGAACCTGGGTCCGGCTTTCCTCATCATAATTATGCGCACGTCCCAATTCACGCAGCGGTGCGACAGTTGTTTCATCTGCATAGAGCTTGACGCTTGTCCCATCAATGAAGGGTTCGCTCTGTGGTAGGCTGCCATGCTCTTGATAATGCTGGAGCAGTTCCTTGGTGGCTTCTTTGGCTTCCGTCACATTCGGCTCATCAAAAGGATTGACTTCAAGTTGATAGCCCGCGACCGCTGTTGCAAATTCCCAGCGGAAGAACTCCCCAAAGAGCGCATATGGGTTTGGCAGGCGCAGCGTCATACGGGGATGCCCGGCTTCTCGCAGGGTGCGGATGCCTTCATCGACCTCGTCAAGATTGCTGTCGTCGTCAATGCGCAGATAGAGGAACAGACGATCCGATGAATAATCGTGTGGCTTGCCGACTGTTGCGCCGACGACCGGGAGCGCGCCTTTGCCTTCTTTACCCAGGCTTTCCGCCAAGAGCTGTTCAGCCCAATCCCCAAAGCTGCTGATAGATGCTGTGGTAAAGATAGAAACTTTGTCACGGCCTTCTTTAGCCAGAGCACCGATGACAGCGCCGAGCGTCAGGCCAGGGTGGAAGGCTGCCGGGATTTCCGGGCGGTTGGCTTCGATCATGGTGCGAGCGGAACTCCATGCGCGGTCCAGATCAATGCCGATTAACGCGGCAGGGACCATACCAAAGTAGCTGAGTGCGCTGTAGCGACCGCCAATATCCGCCGGGTTGATGAATACATCGCGGAAGGCTTTTTCCTGTGCAAGCTGTGCCAGGGATGTTTCAGGGTCTGTGATGGCGATGAATTGGCTGCCGTTGTGCCCTGTCTTCTCGTAGAAATGTTTGTAGAAGGACATGGTTTCTACGGTGCCGCCGGATTTACTGGCGACGATGAAGAGGGTATTCGGCAGGTCGATGCTGTCCTCAACGGCTTGGATGCGCGCCGGGTCTGTGCTGTCCAATACCTTCAGTTCCGGGAAGCCTTCTGCTTTGCCAAAGGTCTTATACATTACTTCCGGGGCGAGGCTGCTGCCGCCCATGCCGAGCAGCACAACATTGGTGACGTTGCTATCCTTGATGCTGGCCTGCAACTGCTTGAGGCGTTCAATATCAATCGTGTTGAGGACGTGCAGCCATCCCAGACGATTCTGGATTTTTTCAATCGTGGGGCCGTGGTCTTTCCACACGCTGCCGTCACCGCTCCAGATGCGCCCGACGATGAAGGATTTATCCATCTCTGTCTGTGCTTTGCTGACCTGCTCGTTATAAATGCCGAGCGCCAATTTCTGACGGTCGATCAGGCCTGTCTTGAGCAGGGTACGCTTGGCAGCAACTTGCTGCATGAGTTTTTCAAACGACTCAATGAAAGCATCGACACCATCAACTTGCAGGCGATGTGTAACCTGCCCCATGTCGATACCAAGCTCTGCCAGGTTCTCCATGACGCTGGTCGGGTCGAGATACGTCTCATTGTTGCGCAGGATGGTCGCGCCTTCGACGGTGCCGTGATCAACGAATGCTTCCAGGGTATTGGGCGGCAGCGTGTTGACGGTATCCTTGCCGATGAGTTGATCGACGTACATGGTATCCGGGTAGGCCGGGTCTTTGGTGCTGGTAGAAGCCCATAATGGGCGTTGTACCTGTGCCCCAGCAGCCTTTAACTTGGCAAAGCGCTGTCCTTCAAAGACGCGCTGGAAGGAGCGATAAGCCAGTTTGGCATTGGCAATGGCGGCCTGGCCGAGCATCCGGCGGTTGGCGGCGATGCGGGTGGTATCGCCATGAACCTGGGCCGCGCGCATGTTGTTTTTGAGGATATTATCGACAGCGTTGTCGATGCGGCTGAGGAAGAAGCTCGCGACGCTGGCAATGCCTTCGACAGATTCTCCGGCTTCCAGACGACGTTCCAGCCCTTTGATGAAGGCTTCCGCAACCTGTTCGTAATTCTCAACCGAGAAGATCAGCGTGACGTTGACATTGACGCCTGCTGCGATGACTTCTTCAATCGCAGGGATGCCTGCCGGGGTCGCCGGAATCTTAATCATGACATTCGGGCGATCCACCGCTTTAAAGAGGCGTTTGGCCTCTGTGATTGTTTCTTCGGTGCTGCTGGCTAATAAAGGCGAGACTTCCAGGCTGACGTAGCCATCTTGCTTATTGGTCTTATCGTAAATCGGGCGGAAGAGGTCTGTCGCTTGCTGAATATCCGCAATTGCCAGACTTTCGTAAATTTCATTCGCGCTTAAATCCAGATTGGCACGGATCGCTTCGTCGTAAGTATCAGAATCGCCGATGGCCTTCTGGAAGATGGACGGGTTTGAGGTGACGCCGACGACGCCTTCTTCATCAATGCGCCGTTGAAATTCGCCATCTTGCAGTGCCTTGCGATGGATGAAATCCAGCCAGAGTGATTGACCAATCTCTTGTACAGCAAAAGCTGGGTTTTCTGCCATTACGTATCTCCTTATGTTGTCGAACACCCTATCAGCCGGGAACGACCTTGAGAGGGTGTGAATTCGTATCGATAGCTTTCATGCTGCCCAAACCCTGATTCGCTGGCGAGATCAACAGAACTCGTGTCAACAGGAACTCGTGTGTCTCCGAGCACAGAGCCATGCCGCGTTTGAGGGCTGCGAAGCACGTATTTATTGCTGACTAACGTGCCAATGTGTCGGCCTATGCCGGGCACAGGGCGATCAGAGTTGCAGACGAAAAAATATAGACAATAAAGCAACCACGGATGCTATGCGCTGATGCTATGATGCTAACATCGCATTTTGTGGTTGGTTCATGCTGGATATGTATGGTGCATCATGGTTTATGCATCATTGCCTATCAGTTTAACCGATTCCGCCGCCGTTTGGACGGGTAATTCGTCGCACTTTGATGCTGCTGTATGGACTATTCCTCGCCGGAGAAGTGATCTTCCATCGACTGAATCTTATGGAAGCGGCGCACATAACGCTCGCCATCCTCCAGAAAATGAGCCGCGATGAAAGAATCAACCAGCGATTCCGCCAGGGCCGGACCAATCACACGGGCACCCATACACAGTACGTTCATATTATCATGCTGCACGCCCTGGCCTGCGCTGTAGGCGTCGTGGCAGATGGCCGCGTAGATGCCTTTCATTTTGTTGGCAGCAACACATGCGCCCACACCACTACCACAGACCAGCACGCCACGCTCAACTTGCCCGCTGAGGACTGCTTCTCCCAGGGCTTTTGCGGCGTCTGGATAATCGGAGCGGACTGCATCCGTATCGACGCCCAGGTCAACGACTTCGTGGCCTTGTTCTTGTAGATAGGTAATGAGGTATTGTTTCAGTTGATAACCTGCGTGATCTGCTGAAAGAGCCAATTTCATAATGATTTATTCCTTGTATGGCTATTGCCATGGGTTGTGCACCACGGTTACACGAAACATATGTAAGTCGATGGTAATAATTAGACGCTTTTGATCCAGTGTCCTTTACCAAGTTGCCTTGATGAACTTGCCTTGACCAGGTATGCGGCTTCTTTTTGAGCTTAATCAGATTATATCTATATTACAGGGTTGGTTTAATGGCGACGAGGTGAGATTCGTACCCGATTTCTTCTTTGTAAATGATCTGCCAGTCTTCAAAGAAGCTGGCGAGTTCGCCCTCCTTGAATAAAAACTTTTGGTTGAACTGCGGCACTTGTTCCAGGTAATGCATATTGAACGAACTATAAATCATACGTCCGCCGGGTTTGATAGCGCGTTTTAGCAGCGGAAAGAGGCTGCGCTTAAGATAACGAAAAACGCAGATGATATCGTAGGTTTTGCTATCAAGTTGGAGGTCGTCAACGTCCATTTGCAGCAGGTTGACGTTGCGCAGGTTACGCATCGTCTGTTCAGAGAGGGCACGGCGCAGCGCGATGCGGCTAATATCCATCACATCGACAGTATAGCCCTGCTGGGCCAGCCATAACCCATTCTGCCCCACGCCAGCAGCGAGGTCCAGCGCACGGGCGTCTTCGTCGAGGGCCGGGGGTGTATATTGCAGCAGCAGGGGGTCCGTGGGGGGGTAAGGCTGGTTAACTTGCTGCCGATAGACATTATCCCAACGAATACGATCTTCCGCGGCCATTTAGGTTGCTTTCCCCATATAAAAAGGTGTGTAATCCAATGCATTGGGTACCGCGTTCAGTGCTGTGTCATCACCGGGGAGCAGCGTGGCATTGGGCCTGCGTTTTAGGCGTGCATGGAGCGTATAGGCTGCACGCAGTGTGGCGAAATCTGGCTCTCGCCAGGCGGATAAGCCCAGAGAAGCCATGATGGAGCTGATACGCTGCCCTGGTTCGCTGTGCCAATCTGGCGCATCCTGAAGCAGGGCACGGGCTGCATCGGCATCTGGATTGCCAAAGACGCGCCGCGTCATCTTGTTGAACAGCTTCTCCGCTTGTTTGGGCTTCACCTGGTTGGCGAGTTCCTGGATTTTCTCCGGCATATCTGAAACAGCAAGATCGCCCACTTTTGCATGCTTATCTTCTACATAGCCCGTAGGCGGTGTTTTTGTTTGATAGGGCGTGAGCGCGGCCTCATTCGCTGGCTGTCCATCCTGGTAAAGGCGCAAATCGCCTATCTCTTTTTCCAGCCATGCCGAGATGCAAAGACCTGATTTTGATAGTATCTGGGCGATAAATTCCGCTGTATCTGGTTGGGTAACTTCTAAGAGGATGCGCTGCCAGGGGGCGCCGGTCTCATAGGGGGCAATGAACAGGCGAACAGTCTCAGTATAGGCGTGCCCACCGAACGACCCGAAGGGATCATAAACTTCGTACCCTTCTGCTTGCAAAACGGGCAGTAGGGCCGATGGAGCGTCAACCTCGTTGTTGGGTGATAAAAACAGGCTGTGCCAGCGAACCATGCTGTCCCTCAGCATTCGTGACGATGGTAGCAGCTTCAGCATAACATACGATGTGACCTGCGTCGACAAATCCAAGTGCTAATGTGTGTTCTTTTTGGGCGTCATCCAACCCACTGACGAAGACGACATCATTATCCGCCAGTAACGCGTAATGCAGGCAGTTCGCCAGCAGCAGATTGCTCATCATCGGCGTATGAAATTCTCGTAGGAGCGCTGTTGTGGCAATGTGGGCCGTTTTATCTTTTAGGGTGATGCGTGCTGCGCCAATAGGCGTGTTGTAACGCCGGACAATCAGGTTGATCTGTTTACCTTCTTTAGCCTGATGCATGCCATAATCGAGATGCAAAGGGTCTACGCTGCTGGTGTTGACGGCGTAGGCGTGGTTGCGCCAGATATACCACCAAATGCGCATACTCTGTTGGGCATTGGTCGGTTGGATGGTGATGCTCGTCGGTGGTACGGGCGGGATGAATGTTTTATTGTTGGCGTCGTAGGCGACGATACTCGTCTGTTGTGCGTTTTCCAGGCCGAGCCCTTCCAGCGTCTTATGAAACATGGGCGGGAACAGCAGATCTGGAAAGTAAAAGACGCCAGGACGTGACTGCTGGCTGAGGTGGACAAGCCCATCGGCGATATGCTTGCCAGATACCCAGGCTGTATTGCGGCGTGGCGTCACATAATTGAGGATGGGCAGTGATGAGGTTGGGTGCGCAACGATATTGACAAAGCCTATTTCTGTTTCCGTCGCGCCTGCGTCCAGGTGCCGTTGATGTAAGTGATCCATGACACGACGAATCAGCACACGGGAAGCCTTGATGGTTTGACGTTCTGCTTCACCCTTAGCTGATGCCGTTGTTACGGTCTGTTCAGTTTGTTGAGATGTATCTGCGGAGGCATTGGGCTTGGGATGATGTTCGTCGCTCATAGAAGTTTATCCTCAATAAACACTGGTATTGGGATAGCCTAATAGACGTGTTCCCACGCAGCACGATCATCCCCACACCATATGTGAATGTGACTTACATGATTCAGTATAACGTAATATTTGAAATTTTCGAGCGGTTTGGTGGTTTATTGCCCTAGAATAGGTCTAAAAGCCTATATAAAACTACAAAAACCGCACAGAAAAAGTGCGGTTTTGGGATTTTTGTACTATCAGCCTAAGGAAGGGAACCTCCGTAGGAAACTGTTCTTAGCGCTTATAGAAATCGTGGAAGTTGTTGTCGCTTGCCCACAGAATGTGTTTGTAGACGCCATATAGGGCGCGGATGTGCCCCAGGATAGTATTTGCGAACTCTGTGTGCGCAAGGGCATCATCTTCTGGCTCATACCATACGCCCAGACGGAACCAGTCCTGACCTGGCTCAAAGGTGCTCATCCATTCATCCATGATTTGGGGATGATAGAATTGTGCGGTGGTCAGGTGCAGTTCGTTGCGATGCACGCCACGCCAAAAACCCATCGCGAAGTTGCTGCCCATTGAGCGCAGCAAGCTATAAAGGGCCTGACTGTGCCGATCAATGGAGAGCTTGCCTGCGAGATTAGCCTGGTCCCAACGTGCCTCCGGGGCGACGACCAATTCTATAGCCAGCGCTTCCGGGGCGATGCGCAGTTCAATCATCGGGTGGCGGCGTGTGGAGACATCCCCCACAGCGGCAGCTTCTTCACGGCCCATTAAGCGCTCGACAACGCGTGCCTGGGAGCGGCTGCGGGTATATTGGATTGCCAGTGCATCGCCTTTATGAATCGACGTTGCAGAGTGATCTGTGACGACACCCTGTTCCTCAAACATAATATGCAGATCAATGTTCTGCGTCCGCAGTTGGGGGTAAATGGCACGATGCCACGCTGTGAGTTTATTCTTGGTTTTGCTTCTGTCGCCGTTGTTGCCGGATTGATCTTCTTTGAGCGCTTCAAAATCGGCTGGTTCAAAGGCCGGTACATTTGTCATGGCGCTTCTCCGCTGCTCGACTGCCGAAAGCGGGCGTATATAACTGGAATGAACATTCTGGATCGTGAAATTATTGGTATCAAGCATGATAAGTCCCGTTATCACTATTCCCCGGATAAATGTCCCGTGTGTGCTTATGAGAACAATCATGAAAATAAAGATGAAATGTAGATTGTTATGGACTCATAGTAGCAACACTAAATTAATACTATACCTGCATTTATCGGAGCGCAAGCGTAACGGTCTTAATGTTTCATAGTATATGCTTTACTGATGTTAATTATTGCCTCCGAAAAAGCGTATACTGATGGCAAACCCAGGTTGTGAGCATGCTTATGACGCTGATTTTACCATGACTTCATCAATCGTATGTCCTTCTAGAGATAGTGTGCCCTTCAAACAAAGTATCGCACATGTGTATAATAAAACCATTACGAGGGTGTCCGTGCCACCGAGCCAACAACCCCCAGATGATGACCATACAGCAATGACAACATAGATCATACTGACCTGCCAGGTTCACGTGCCAATATTACAAGAAGGCGAACTCGATATTATCAGCCATAGTGCGGAGCAAACCCGCAGGCTTGGCGTGCGCCTGGGCCAGCTTTTGCAGCCCGGGGATGTGGTTTGCTTGTCTGGTGATTTGGGTGCGGGTAAGACGGTGTTTACTTCTGGCATCGGTATAGGTTGGGGTAGTCGTGTGCCCGTCACCAGCCCGACCTTTAACCTGGTGCAGCAGTATACGCGTGATGAGGACGATGTCATCCTTTACCATATGGATTGCTACCGACTCGGCGGTGCTGAGGATGTGGAATCTATTGGGTTCGATGATTTGTTAGATGGCAGTGGCCCGCTCATCATCGAATGGCCGGAGCGTATCGAGGATGCGCTGCCGGAGGATGTGCTGTGGGTAGATATCCACGTGATTGAAGAAGGTCGCCGCAACTTCATCTTTGAGGCGACGAGCAAGCATTATCAAAAGCTGATTGATAGCTTCCGTGAGAAGGCATTCGGCTTTTGAGGTCGTATGGGCATCGCCCAACGATAATAGATGATCATGAAGGCAGTGCCCCAAACACTGCAGGAACACATAACGAGAGGGACGGCATGCTGCTAGCAATCGATACGGCGACACGCTCGATGAGCCTGGCGTTGCATGATGGCGAGGTGCTGCTGGCTGAGCAAACCTGTGTGGCGGGTCGGCAGCAAAATTCACAACTTGCCCCTACGATTGATTACCTCGTGAACCTGTGCGGCATCACATTAGCGGATTTAAAAGCTGTTGCTGTGTGCCGTGGGCCGGGTTCTTATACTGGGCTGCGCGTGGGGGTAGCCCTTGCGAAAGGTATCGCCACAACGGCCCATCTGCCGTTAATTGGCATTGATACGTTGGATATCCTGGCTGCAGGCGTGACAGAGTGCAATACGCGTGCTATTTTGATTGCGGCAGTACAGGCTGGGCGTGGTCGTATCATCGCGGCCCAGTTCCGGCGCAAAGATCGCCAGTGGCAGGCTCGTACGGAGCCAGTGATCACAACCTGGGCGGAGATGATCGCAGACTTAAAGCCTGGGACCTATTTCGTCACAGGGGAATTAAATGAAAAATGGGACGCTGCTTGCGAGAATGCCCCGGACGGTGTGACGCTTAAGCCAGTCGCGGTAAGCGACCGTGCTCGCCGTGCTGGTCATCTGGCGGAGCTGGCATGGTCTGTATTGAACGCAGGCGGCTACAAGACCGGTGAGCACACTACGGAGGCCCTGCACGAGGCCTTCCATCCGGCTCATGTTTTACCTATCTATTTGAAGTCACCGGATGAATGAAAACGAGATAGCTTATGGGCGATTTAACGCTGCGGCATATGCGGGGTGCGGATGTCACCTCAGTCATTGAAATTGACAGGCTCTCGTTCGATCCATCCTGGCCTGCCAGCTCGTATTATTTTGAAGTCAACAAATCCACATGCAGCCATATGGTGGTGTTGGAACAGGGCGAGCCGAATGGCCTGAGCGCTTCGCGCTGGTGGGCGAATCTGCGTGGCCGGCAAGCTACGGAGATTATTGGCTATGGCGGCCTGTGGTGTATCCAGGAGGAAGCCCACATTAGCACAATTGCCATGCATCCTGATCAACGTGGTCATGGATATGGCGAATTGATGCTGGTGGCGATGTTAAGCCGTGCTGTGCGGTTACAGGCGCAATACTGTGTCCTTGAAGTGCGCGTGAGCAATACCGTGGCACAGGCACTCTATGAGAAGTATCACTTCACGGTGCGGGGCGTCAAAAAGAAGTACTACCAAAACAAAGAAGACGCCTACGACATGCGCCTGGAGTTCAACGAAGATGTCGCCGCGTATTTGCATGAACAATACGACCTGTTATGCGTCCGCCTGGATTTTACGGATCATTACAGTACGACGCCGCATCCCCGGTTAGGATAACGCACAGAAAAAGCCACTTTTAAGTGGCTTTTTTTATGCGCAAGCTGATGACTAGAGATCGACTTTTTCATCAAATTCCGTCAAATCGTTGAGCAGGTAATCCGGCTGGGACGCAACCAGTTCGTCAATATCTTCGAAGCCCGTTAGCACAGCGACGACTTTACCGCCGATGGCACGTGCTGCCAGGACATCGCGCACAGTATCCCCAATAATCCAGACATCTTCGTTGGCAATAGGCAGCTTGCTATATGCCAGGGCACGTTCCAGCGCCAGCGCAGGCAAATCATTGCGCTCGGCGGATTCGCTGCCATAAGCGCCAACCAGGAACCATGCCGGGTCGAAGCCACCTGCTTGCAATTTAACAGGGGCGGTTTCTTTGGTATTGCCTGTTAAGATGCCCAGCAGCACATCGTCTCGCTCTCTCAGCTTGGCGACGAGTTCCGCAGCGCCGGGTAACACGGTGACTTCAAACTGGCGGATGACTTCTGCCATATGATGTGCGAAGCGTGTTTGATAATGGGCCATATGTGTTTCCAGGTCGGCGACTGTATAGCCATGGGGTGCCAGTGCCTCCGCCAGGATTTGCCAGTCTGTTTTGCCACCAAAAGGGATCTCACGGATGCCCGCATCCGTGCCGAAGACTTCCTGCATTGCCAGGGCTTTGGCTTCTCGGCTGGCGCCGTTGGTGATAAGTAGTGTGCCGTCGATATCGAAGAGGATCAGCTTGAGGGCCATGATAATTCCTGCTGAGCTACGCTGAATGAACAAATAATGGAACAAAAAACGCCCCGCTGGTGGGCGGGGCATTCATTATACCGATTTGAGGCGCAGCTTGCCTACAGACGCTTATGGATGAGCCCTAACTTACTGCTGTGGCTCGCCTTCAGCATCATCTTCCGGGATTTCCAGGTCAATCAACTGCTGGACCAGGTCACGGAAGGCGGCTTCTGGGAAGGCACCCGGCTGGTTAAAGACCAGCTTACCTTCTTTGAAGGCCATGATTGTCGGAATGCTGCGGATCTGGAAAGCCTGTGAGAGGCCAGGGTTGGCGTCTGTATCGACTTTGGCGACACGGACCTGCCCGGCAAAATCTTCAGCCAGTTTCTCCATGATGGGTGCCACCATACGACACGGCCCACACCATTCTGCCCAGAAATCGACCAGTACAGGCAGTTCTGAACTGTAATCAATGACATCTGTCTGGAAGGTCTGGTCGGTTACGTGATGCGGTTTATTCTCGGCCACGATTGGTTTCTCCTGCTTATTAGACGTATCTTCTTTACTCTG
The Phototrophicus methaneseepsis DNA segment above includes these coding regions:
- a CDS encoding class I SAM-dependent methyltransferase, translating into MAAEDRIRWDNVYRQQVNQPYPPTDPLLLQYTPPALDEDARALDLAAGVGQNGLWLAQQGYTVDVMDISRIALRRALSEQTMRNLRNVNLLQMDVDDLQLDSKTYDIICVFRYLKRSLFPLLKRAIKPGGRMIYSSFNMHYLEQVPQFNQKFLFKEGELASFFEDWQIIYKEEIGYESHLVAIKPTL
- a CDS encoding GNAT family N-acetyltransferase gives rise to the protein MRVRQLLIDSYTRMGREFNWETRRWEGWYWTITDAERDTPMRGSQAHIWETAEGQILGAAVPEEPGDLSILIHPDYRALEEDILTWAEDHLAVTHETGQRQLRTWAFDWDTDRQDRLRRHGFVANSSDCFQHRRRLASDPVDDVPLPEGYSLRSITATNEDVEGWVTCTNATFGQTYLPEMHRNFQVDSPSHNYDLHIVAVAPDGTFAAFAGLTVDDTNRTATFEPVGTHPDHRRKGLARAAMYEGIRRLQALGRADVVYVANWGTAEAGQFYAAIGMAHYATLTAWDKIF
- the tsaE gene encoding tRNA (adenosine(37)-N6)-threonylcarbamoyltransferase complex ATPase subunit type 1 TsaE; this translates as MPILQEGELDIISHSAEQTRRLGVRLGQLLQPGDVVCLSGDLGAGKTVFTSGIGIGWGSRVPVTSPTFNLVQQYTRDEDDVILYHMDCYRLGGAEDVESIGFDDLLDGSGPLIIEWPERIEDALPEDVLWVDIHVIEEGRRNFIFEATSKHYQKLIDSFREKAFGF
- a CDS encoding bifunctional transaldolase/phosoglucose isomerase, translating into MAENPAFAVQEIGQSLWLDFIHRKALQDGEFQRRIDEEGVVGVTSNPSIFQKAIGDSDTYDEAIRANLDLSANEIYESLAIADIQQATDLFRPIYDKTNKQDGYVSLEVSPLLASSTEETITEAKRLFKAVDRPNVMIKIPATPAGIPAIEEVIAAGVNVNVTLIFSVENYEQVAEAFIKGLERRLEAGESVEGIASVASFFLSRIDNAVDNILKNNMRAAQVHGDTTRIAANRRMLGQAAIANAKLAYRSFQRVFEGQRFAKLKAAGAQVQRPLWASTSTKDPAYPDTMYVDQLIGKDTVNTLPPNTLEAFVDHGTVEGATILRNNETYLDPTSVMENLAELGIDMGQVTHRLQVDGVDAFIESFEKLMQQVAAKRTLLKTGLIDRQKLALGIYNEQVSKAQTEMDKSFIVGRIWSGDGSVWKDHGPTIEKIQNRLGWLHVLNTIDIERLKQLQASIKDSNVTNVVLLGMGGSSLAPEVMYKTFGKAEGFPELKVLDSTDPARIQAVEDSIDLPNTLFIVASKSGGTVETMSFYKHFYEKTGHNGSQFIAITDPETSLAQLAQEKAFRDVFINPADIGGRYSALSYFGMVPAALIGIDLDRAWSSARTMIEANRPEIPAAFHPGLTLGAVIGALAKEGRDKVSIFTTASISSFGDWAEQLLAESLGKEGKGALPVVGATVGKPHDYSSDRLFLYLRIDDDSNLDEVDEGIRTLREAGHPRMTLRLPNPYALFGEFFRWEFATAVAGYQLEVNPFDEPNVTEAKEATKELLQHYQEHGSLPQSEPFIDGTSVKLYADETTVAPLRELGRAHNYDEESRTQVLAAQITGTNTGDYFALLVYLTPDEETEAKIQEIRRRLRHVTRRAVTLGYGPRYLHSTGQFHKGGPNNGVFIQITANVETDIDIPGEPYSFGTLFQAQAAGDLQALHNHNRRAFRFHIDGDIDEGLQKLLDAIEFVENRNQ
- the tsaB gene encoding tRNA (adenosine(37)-N6)-threonylcarbamoyltransferase complex dimerization subunit type 1 TsaB: MLLAIDTATRSMSLALHDGEVLLAEQTCVAGRQQNSQLAPTIDYLVNLCGITLADLKAVAVCRGPGSYTGLRVGVALAKGIATTAHLPLIGIDTLDILAAGVTECNTRAILIAAVQAGRGRIIAAQFRRKDRQWQARTEPVITTWAEMIADLKPGTYFVTGELNEKWDAACENAPDGVTLKPVAVSDRARRAGHLAELAWSVLNAGGYKTGEHTTEALHEAFHPAHVLPIYLKSPDE
- the rpiB gene encoding ribose 5-phosphate isomerase B — encoded protein: MKLALSADHAGYQLKQYLITYLQEQGHEVVDLGVDTDAVRSDYPDAAKALGEAVLSGQVERGVLVCGSGVGACVAANKMKGIYAAICHDAYSAGQGVQHDNMNVLCMGARVIGPALAESLVDSFIAAHFLEDGERYVRRFHKIQSMEDHFSGEE